In Lutra lutra chromosome 5, mLutLut1.2, whole genome shotgun sequence, a single genomic region encodes these proteins:
- the CETN3 gene encoding centrin-3 has product MSLALRNELVVDKTKRKKRRELSEEQKQEIKDAFELFDTDKDEAIDYHELKVAMRALGFDVKKADVLKILKDYDREATGKINFEDFNEVVTDWILERDPHEEILKAFKLFDDDDSGKISLRNLRRVARELGENMSDEELRAMIEEFDKDGDGEINQEEFIAIMTGDI; this is encoded by the exons ATGAGTTTAGCTCTGAG aaaTGAGCTTGTAGtagacaaaacaaagaggaaaaaaagaagagaactctctgaagaacagaaacaagaaattaaagatgCTTTTGAACTGTTTGACACAGACAAAGATGAAGCAATAGATTATCATGAATTAAAG GTGGCAATGAGAGCCTTGGGGTTTGATGTAAAAAAAGCTGATGTACTGAAGATTCTTAAAGATTATGACAGAGAAGCCACAGGGAAAATCAACTTTGAAGATTTTAATGAAGTTG TGACAGACTGGATATTGGAAAGAGATCCAcatgaagaaatattaaaggcaTTTAAActatttgatgatgatgattcaGGTAAAATAAGCTTGAGGAATTTGCGACGTGTTGCCAGAGAATTGGGTGAAAACATGAGTGATGAAGAACTTCGGGCTATGATAGAAGAATTTGATAAAGATGGTGATGGAGAAA